In the genome of Doryrhamphus excisus isolate RoL2022-K1 chromosome 11, RoL_Dexc_1.0, whole genome shotgun sequence, the window CTCTCCTTTGTTGATGAACTTTTGAACTTCCTTCACTCCTCTGCGGATGTTCTTCAATTTGGAAGCTGAAATGACCGAAAGATCAACTCAAGTCATTTGCATGCAATCTTTCAAAAACTGGTTGCAAACGTGATGTAGCCTAGCCACCATTTCACATTCAGATGCTAGCTATTACTCAAGACGGAATCGGGGCGTGTAATCCGCAAGGACTAGAGTAAGATGCATCAATTGAACACATGTGCATGTTAAACGACAATTACGTACcctttttgacacatttgtaaAGTTTCTTGCTGAGCTTCTTGGAGGCTAGTGGCTGAGCGATGGCGTTCTGGTTAGCCAACAATTCCTGGTAAGACTTCTCGGGTGAGGCTTCCTCCGCGTCACTTTTGGCCTTCTTAACCTTCGTCATTTTcttatacacaaataaataatcgATAGTTTTGTAAAGTTCGCTTAAATTAATTGGCACTTGCTGGAATGTATGCTAACTGTGTCCGCTATAGAACTGGGCAAAACACACGTGGTTGTTGGTTGAGCTTCTTCTGTTGTGTTTCAACGGGGAGCACAACAGCGCCCCCCGTGGATTGGAGTGttagaacatgcaaaacaaggaaaacacGAAATTCAAAGACTTCATTGATTATAATAATCATGGGTTGGATTTTGTGGATACTTGACAATTTAAACAACCAGATAAAATcggagcatttttttaaatcaattttctTCTCTTAGACCCCAACATGTTCAAGCATTCACTGccaattgtgtttattttaaaactctttaaaacactacagccagtaaacaaacaaacgacaCTTACTAACACAAAAATATCGGTAAGAGAGACATTAGGTGTCGATGCTTATGTtgctcaaattaaataatagcTTTTTATACTAATTTATGTTTTGATGATGCCTGTCAGTCAGAATTGGACGCATGGTGCGAAGACGGAGATGATAGGACTGTCAGGGCAAGTAGTCATATtctcctccatctccatccatctgGTAGATGTTCTCCACCGCTGAAACGTGATTGTGGCGATGCAGAGACGATGTAGAGCTGAGCCGCATGGAATCGGCAACCGGTGGGTGCTGCTGGCGGctgaaagacatatttatatgcCTACTGAGCCAAATTGGTTGTAGTTCCTAACAATAtccagcagatggtgctgtTTCTCTTACTTTCcaatatgtataattttagtaATGCTTGCAGCTTCAATTGTGTGGAGACATGTCTCATAATCCTTATAGTGCTGACTTCCTGGTCTTGCTGAAGTGGGCGTGGTCCCCTTTTTTTCACAGACCAATTGCACCTTGAAGGGCCCAATTTCAGTTATACTGAGGTGAGCATCTCTTTGCAAACAAACGTTGAACTTTGTGGTTTTGGGCTTTTTCACCTTTGCATGCCAGTTGCAGCGTTATGGGGGCGTCTGTTGATACTGATGACATGTCCCTacagaatgtgagtgtgaagacGACACACGTCTGAATGAGTCATGATTTGTCGCCAAAGGAAATGCAGAGCTTTAGTTTAAACGTGCATATAAGTGAGTCACCTTCCTGAACAGCATTTAGTCTTCGTTTATGTACGGCATCGCTTTATGATTACTGAAACTTTCCTGACTATGTGGGTTATTTTTGGGTTAGGGCCAGGAAAATGTGAAACTTACATTTTGATGCGCCGTTTCCGACGTCTGCCTGCAGAAGAATATAGAAAAATGAGTTAATTAAAGGAATCAACTTGAAAttctttgtaatgaaatgttAAGGGTTTGTCAAATCACAAAGCTAAAAAATGTCAGATTGTCACGTACCTTACTTTCGTCGTTGTTCTAGATTTAACAAAACATGGCACCTTGGCGGACTGACCTACCTATGAAGGTGACGACGATGACCGTAGTCAAAAGGATCAGCCCGAAAAGGACACCCATCAGAACCGCAGCCAGTCTGACGCCTTtctgaatgaaaatacaaaaaaaaaagagcgtgTGGTTGTAACAAAAACACTTAATTTCTGTGGTGGTGTTCCTCAGGGCGGCGTTGTTAGCCCACCTGCATTTATGCATTTACATAGATTGCATGAGTAGACGCAGATTTTACTATATAAAGGATTTGTggaaacatacagtaaatatctAACCTTGGTTTCTGTTTTTATGTTGTATAAGGAGGAAGTTTGAAGGCTTTCTGTTGAGGTCGTATCAACTGCAGAGAAGGAAGTGAAAACAGACGCTCAGCTGTATCAGTTTTGTCTTGTCAGGCTGGCacatcatatttatatttatcacGCATGTGTTTGACTTACCTGCTGTAATACTGGCTGCCATTTTTGCTGTCGACGCGTCTGTCTTTATAGTGGTGGTGGTCATTTGAGGAGCTGGAAGCACAAGTCATGGACATTGACAAGCAAAATACTAGCCCCAATACTCAATACTtgctttagattttttttcgtATCACGCTGCAAACATATtcctatttttttgtcattatttcttattattcgGTGGTTAAACATCTCGTTATACGTGTACCACCGTGTTTAAGTCACCCAGCCTAACAGCACAGATCTACCGTTTCGCTGTCCCTAacacattattcattcaatACGTTGTGCTGCGTTcgagtgtttctcaccttccttTATGGTCAGCATGATGGAATGTGTATCATCATTCCAGAAACCAGGGATCTCCACCCTGCAGCCGTACAGCCCGCTGTCCAACTTTGTTGCATTCAGGATCGTCAAAGAAACATCTCCAGACTTCAACGGACCCAGTAGCTTATAcctgtttgtttttcctctgaCCTTTAACCTATCGCTGCTGATTATCAGGTTGCCGCATCCTGAGTATGGTATAAGTCCTCGGCCCCAGCAAGTCGACAAAAGTCCATTTTTATGAATGTTGTACTTGCATGGAAGAGTGATGTTCTCACCAGTTTGGCCCACGATGGATAAACTGCTAATTTCCCTGACTGAAGCACATAAAATGCATCTGCAAAGTATTAGTATAGTCGCAGTACGACGAGTACAACAAAAGTGAGTTTAGTTACCTGTATGGATGCAAACCAGCAGAAGCAACTTCAAGTGGCTCACCGTCTTCATGTCGATATGTGGAATTTAACTTGTGAGGGTCATCACCCGCTATGAACTGAACATTCTAAGAACGCATTCTCAGGAAGTTGCTTTTTGCAAATGAGGAGTATATTGTATGTGTTGAGTCTTTAAACTCGAACGGAGCATGACTTTTTGTGGACCTCGaggtttcacttcctgttggtcGCGAGCAGCTTGTTACCCTTTCTGGTTATCTAAATATTTGGGTGGCTTCATTGTTGTTCTGTAATGTCATCATTTTGTCACTTTCTTTACTTtcttatcttaatattttggcttgcaaaatgactgcagattttctatttttgatgggtttttttcagtttcaatgaaaaaaaaaaaacaactgatgGACACGCCTGATTTACATcaagaacatccatccatccgttttctatgccacttatcctcactaactGACTCACTATGCCAgaatcattcatacctatggacaatttaaagtcaccaattaacctagcatgtttttggaatgtgggaggaaaccggagtacccggagaaaacccacgcatgcacggggagaacatgcaaactccacacagagatagccgagggtgaaattgaaccctggtttttttgaatgtgggaggagaaaacccatgcacacatgagaatcgaacccaggtcttcccaatctcctgactgtgtggcctataaATGcaaaccacttctccaccgtgcggccctcaGGAAACATCATATGGTTATATTTGCTCAATTCAATGCAACAtgcaagtcattaaaaaaatagcatgtAGCTTGTACACAAATCAAAGTAAAATAGGTATCAATTATTACAcctcattattattacacaggcggcacggcgatcgagtggttagtgcgcagacctcatagctaggaggaccagggtttgattccaccctcagccatctctgtgtggagtttgcatgttctccccgtgcatgcgtgggttttctccgggtactccggtttcctcccacattcccaaaaacatgctaggttaattggcgactccaaattgtccaaaggtatgaatgtgagtgtgaatggttgttttgtctatatgtgccctgtgattggctggcgaccagtccaagcggtagaaaatgaatgaatgccgcctggtaagctcatacgggagggggggtctcgtttgtgcagcttgggctctgggtggggaggtgcggtgctggggtggggcattacctgcttccctcccctcggtggagggatggctgggttgtggtggatgtggggcgggcgggtgggggactggctgtgggtgcgtgggtagcggggcggatagcggtgggggtggtgctctgcgcggcgtgggccggaattagcggggggcttgcttggggggcggggtggtgggctctgggtcgtggggggggcctcgaccaagggttggggggtggggctggccggtggctcacgggcggcccctgctatttgccggtgtctggttggccccttctgtctccggtctggtggtggtcttcccgcctccggggtgtcctacttggcgggtccgtgggtggatgggagatgtggtggagacgggtcggcgctgtggtggagggtgggactggggggggcattcactttttgcggctgttggggtatcgtctgcctggtgggctctgctgcctggcgtgtgtgtctctgtcccgccctggcactcttggctcacgagcccggggggtggggttgggctcttccccatgcgggtcccggttctcctgcggtctctgtggtgtcactccctgggctgccatggtgacggatgtgttgccggggcgcggttcctgctgttctggtggttgtaggagcagcctcggggcgtgtggtttgtccgcggctcctggtggtccgggggtggcatagctggctcaatctctggtggggccctccgggggggagctggcaggccggactggccgccacgatgggctgggtggggcccgtggttggtcctgtggcccggggcttgctccgggcggctggcttgcccggctcggttggccggtagtgcggggtgggcgtgtgtggggccccgatcctccctgctgcactgcaccacctcacatacatgtaggactttggggggtggcctgcaactggttttgccgggggcgaagggtttccttgcggatgcccttttgtcctcggcattcctctggctggtcacccttcaattttaaccgcaccttagacactcagttctgggggggggtctgggcaggcaggggacccaccattgctcagcttccttccacacacacacacacacatacacatacaccacacacataggtcagccctatgggacaggcctatttttaattgcactatctacacaataccatcttcacacacacaggtgtagcgggctggaccggagagcctactgcctacccccgcgattggcccgctggctgctggggcttggcggctcgctcggggtgccctgggctgcaggatattttggtctggtctgcctggccttcctgggggtcccgctggaaccagctgacgccggggcttgccctggtgtcatggttggcgctacctccctggatctgtcctgggtcgcgggcgccaacgtgcccttgggggggcgttcaccggcctccaggcagtggggtccgcgctgctggtggcctgaagtctacggtggtggcttggggttgttgcgctgtggtggctgctgcggggaccgggctgtgtgttgggaggggacctgatcctgctcgtgggtacgggggccggggtggcgtgtggggatggggagcatgctcctcggggtggggcctgctgggggggcggtgctctttcgggcgtttgggtgtctgctgccactggtcctatgctctgccgcatcgctgtccctgtctttgcccatccccagtcttgccttagggctcgtcggggatggttctccggtacgtgggcggagcgctgctggttctgggggcggggggggctggccctcccggtggatggtggggtccttcgggggccttgcgctggtcttaactcctcggctctggtgcgtggcctccccgtgacttggagctatggctctccctcacgggggtgagctgcccggtggatgtcggccggcgcagtggagcgcctcaccactcgcctgctcgccccctccgcttgctcatgtgcgggcctcctcccctcgcccgctcctttgtctgccacactgcagtagccctgatgccgtggtcgaggggagtctgggggtgctatgccttggcggtccgtacctccctgggctcggggcctggttgtgggtctgggacccctgggtcccccaccctgtgatgccccggacaccccacccggggacgtccacagcatgtgtgtgtattgagtggatggggtgtgcatgtgtctgagtttattttatgtatttattgttttaaatacttagataattaatgattagttttattataattatatatatatgtatatatatatgtatatgtgtggatgtgtatgtgggtatatggccatgtagatatacgggggggggggctctgcgggggtctggcgtagggtgttccatctcaaccgcccggtcctccatggggcagtgtgcccgggcctcttctgtcctggccggggcggtcctatgtcggtggtcgggcctggggttacctggggcgggccgggttctgcttcctgggggtgtgtggggggcgggaggcggtgcctccggccgtggacgggctcccttccggccggcagggacgcccctgtgcccacgggtgtgtggccttcgatgcccttctgccctagtagggtatggtctcccgctggtctcgggggtgcggctctcctccggcctgctggcgccctgttgccggttgggattgctcctccatggcctcttgctggtctcttcggggggttgcttcgggggcgggtcttggggagtcggccctggctttgcccacacccacggggccggaggatctctggcggtgggggcttgacctggctgcgcggggcggggtttgctgggtggtagaaggcagtctctctccttttgtcattctcagtgacaattacacattcacacactcgcattcacatacacaacacacctccatatgggcacccacagcacatgggtgcttctctatacaatctactctcttatccctgatgtttatatagtattggtatgctattattacagtaataatgatgccaagcaatgagattttaattactgtaactgtatggttgcaattgtgtttactatcatgggtcatgtcctcattgttactattgctattggtaagttggactgtttcattccactgatatcatctccagtgtgacccttagccatcattgacatttaactgttctgtttgtcactgttgttgttttgggaattcttgttgctgctgtttttgtctctccctctactgcccccccccccccccccccgaccccacctttctcttctctcttcttcttttctgttcttcttcttgctccggtccggtcgtcccaaatggcataacaaagacatcaaataacggcaaataaaatttcatggtacagggaagttgtagccaacacctttcctgacacagagcaaatctgtctagcatgtaagggcatttagatcaacaatactatctgccccaatggctggacgggacaaaaaaaaaaaaaaaaaaaaaaaaaagaaaatgaatgaatgaatattattacacgcacctaaataaaaacacaaatccaTATTTTCCagtggaaaataatgaaaaagaaGGAAGCACAAGATTGgaaattgtttattcatttacttTGGTTCACAGATatacctcctcttcttctttttctgattGGTCCATGCTGCTGTCAGTCCAAAGTTTCTGATTAGACCTCCAGATTCCTGTGGATGTAAGACAAACACTTAATAGCGGTGGCGTACAAGTAGGGGATTGTGATTGTGTGTCTACTGACTGTAAGCAGCAGTCAGTATGACGGCAGgtatgaagatgatgaaggcgATGCGGAGTGTGTGTCCGAGGAACATTTTCAGATCGTTGACATTGTTTTGCTGGACAGACGACTTAGAGAACCGAAAAGGTTTGGTCAAATatggaaaaacaatgaaatgctGCCATGAACACCATACTCGAACTCGTGCCACTACGGGTGCGGTTGTATCTTCTGTTGAGATGTCACATCCTATCTGCTGCGTCacgccctctgtgacatcacttcctgtcaaaaatGAGCCCCCCGATAAGTGAGTGTTTCATTTCAGGAAGTGACCTTCTGTTTGTAGTCTTACTTTTTGTTGTCTGCGGTGTGTTCAGGTTGCCGGATTCTGAAGGAGGAAAGAGAATATTAAGGGCGCTAACAGTCAAGAAGACGAGCTACAAATGGCGGGAAAATGAAGTGACGCTGACGTTTAATGACAATGAGGAGGACGGTGAATGTTTTGTCATTGAAGAGTCCCGGCAGCTGGACCCTGCAGTGGTAGTAACCGGAGTCTGAAGGCCGCACGTTAAAGATCCAGAGATAGGGGATGGCGCTCGAAGAAAACGATGACACGGAGTATCTGTAATGCAGGAGGAGGAGCGTGGCAACCATGGCAACCACACGCAGAAACAGCCCGACACTCAATTCAAATCAACCGAAACCAGTTCTGGGAATTGTAGTCCTTTACCTGTACGAGGTCTTGTATTCCACCTGCTGGCCCACTGTGTTGACTAGCATGTTGTGGCAGGAGAACAGCGACGGCTCACCTCTCCCCCAACACACATGCACGTCGTTCTGGTTGGCCGCCTCCACGCGGCACGGCAATACCACTCTCCTCCCGGCCATGCCCACCACCGTCTCCATGGTACCCGCTGACACACGGACCACGGATGttgacacagaaaagaagataACGATTCACATGAAGACACTGACATATTTTTAGTTACAAGCGCAAGCTGTAAGTAAAAAACTTAATGTATCAGTGCCTTCACTGTGTTTATTTAGTGTAAGTGAgctgttgtctgtgtagcattatagagtgtgcatacagggagcgtcctacctgcatgcatgcatgcatgcaaattacaagctcatcGATGTATGAAGTTGCTAATGACCTTTTTCACCACAATCGGTGACTCTGCAAAAAACGTGAATGACCAAATTTCAACAGCTTTTGAtgtgtcaagattgtctgcGCTCAGTAAACGTggacctacgttaccactcttttAAGTTCATACAAGCTAAGCCAGTAGCTTGCAATCTagcagtagctcctaaccactttcaagttgctctccaaagggtttattcatttattttcaattcctataccgacaaaattaaaaagtggGTTCTGCAGTCATCTGGAAGTTCTCTGCAGCTTTTtaagagtgtgaccaatcacagtggagtgggtgtggctGGAAGTATGAATTAAAACATTgttttggaaatacagctgaaataggtgcagattccggaagctctagaaagctttctgttcgggttattgtgtatagcagctctataagagtccacacctcaatgaaaatgaacataataggttccctttaatgtatttttgaaaaaaacaatatagaGTGATGGCACGGAATTCAAAAAGGGATgactgtgtttttattggacagctttttttgttgtagtaGTGGAGGTTTTACTATTTATTGTCCTTACTAAGTTGTGCAGCACTCCttctttgtaaaatgtgttATAGAAATAAAGTTGATTCAATTGGATTGGaatactgctactgctactatTAATAATAGAATTAAGTGATTTAAAAATACTTTagtaaacaacataaaatatgaAGTGCCATGGGgaatatatagtaaatataggaaagtaaaaaagaaataatgaaattaaatgaaataaaagcaaacaATGGCAGTTATagccaaaaacatttcatttgcaGTCTATTTCAAACCAATGGATTAATCAGATGCCTCCAAAATGTACCTTTTTAGGTTGGACTCACCTGTGATGACAGCAGCACAGGTAAAGACATACAGACGGAGCAGCAGCATCTTCACTGATGTCTTTCCATGACAGAGACAGACGACCGGACTGCAGGAAGAACCAAGAAGACGACTCCGTGTTGCTACTTCCCTTTTCCATTCAATCTCATATTTTTAGAAACTGGTTCTGTtgccaagtaaaaaaaaaaacatttcagtggCAGAGATGTCATGAAAAGTCGCTTTCGTTTCTCCTCGCTTTACTTAATTATCATCCAGAGCTACAGTGAAAACATTTGAGAGGTGGAAGGTCTGCTATTCTCATGCTGGGCTCCATTCCTGTTTAATTAGATTTCTTAAATTGGAAATGCAAATACTGCTTTGCTTATTCAAGCGGACTGTTTGTTTTTCTGCCGTGTatagaattcaatattaataaatgaactacttttgtagttaaagcatagcaacctctttatgactttctaaatacagaatacattattagagccctttaggcatgaaataacacccctatagcaatATTTTCACACCGGTTATTCATTGTTTGCACCACATTGAAACTCGTGTGCTGCAGGGACTCCGGGTGGCCGCTTGCTAGCGAAGCAGTTTgcctctaatttatttattctacattaaagaagccaaaaacttaccactt includes:
- the LOC131138022 gene encoding hepatitis A virus cellular receptor 1 homolog isoform X1, coding for MKTVSHLKLLLLVCIHTVREISSLSIVGQTGENITLPCKYNIHKNGLLSTCWGRGLIPYSGCGNLIISSDRLKVRGKTNRYKLLGPLKSGDVSLTILNATKLDSGLYGCRVEIPGFWNDDTHSIMLTIKEAPQMTTTTIKTDASTAKMAASITAVDTTSTESLQTSSLYNIKTETKKGVRLAAVLMGVLFGLILLTTVIVVTFIGRRRKRRIKIRQQHPPVADSMRLSSTSSLHRHNHVSAVENIYQMDGDGGEYDYLP
- the LOC131138022 gene encoding uncharacterized protein LOC131138022 isoform X2, producing MKTVSHLKLLLLVCIHTAPQMTTTTIKTDASTAKMAASITAVDTTSTESLQTSSLYNIKTETKKGVRLAAVLMGVLFGLILLTTVIVVTFIGRRRKRRIKIRQQHPPVADSMRLSSTSSLHRHNHVSAVENIYQMDGDGGEYDYLP
- the LOC131138347 gene encoding hepatitis A virus cellular receptor 1 homolog → MLLLRLYVFTCAAVITAGTMETVVGMAGRRVVLPCRVEAANQNDVHVCWGRGEPSLFSCHNMLVNTVGQQVEYKTSYRYSVSSFSSSAIPYLWIFNVRPSDSGYYHCRVQLPGLFNDKTFTVLLIVIKQSGNLNTPQTTKRSDVTEGVTQQIGCDISTEDTTAPVVARVRSSVQQNNVNDLKMFLGHTLRIAFIIFIPAVILTAAYRIWRSNQKLWTDSSMDQSEKEEEEVYL